A DNA window from Trichosurus vulpecula isolate mTriVul1 chromosome 2, mTriVul1.pri, whole genome shotgun sequence contains the following coding sequences:
- the AHDC1 gene encoding AT-hook DNA-binding motif-containing protein 1 — translation MRVKPQGLVVTSSAVCSSPDYLREPKYYPGGSPSPRPLLPARSPDCPPNKAFPRTFPEEPHPPPRGDPSTRHPPLLSKGDDLLPPRPPVPPRPFPHARCPVPGGGGSKRRWGNGRVNLHPVVQLIDIMKDLTRLSQDLQHSGVHLDCGGLRLSRPPAPPPGDLQYSFFSSPSLANSIRSPEERNTTHGKAERPGRALYEAEPEQRGSPEPGQGTSPGAATGLPQEPEPDAPDYSELADADILSELASLACPEAQLLEAQALEPPSPEPEPQLLDQQPRFLDPQVLEPLGEALELPPLQPLADPLGLPGLALQALETLPDALESQLLDPQSLDPLPKLLEAPSHHLESQPPMASCPLTEPLRLDLCPPRGPLGTEGHPKYALRRTDKPKILCRRRKAGRGRKADACPEGRLLPLPMPAGLAAALAEPVPPPPAVLPVPTPEPDTGAPRPLVPTRKGKCRGVRRMVVKMAKIPVSLGRRNKTTYKVSSLSSSLNVEGKELGVRVSAEPTPLLKMKNNGRNVVVVFPPGEMPIILKRKRGRPPKNLLLGPGKPKEPTPEVKKRRRRKQKLASPQPSYAADANDSKADYSDVLAKLAFLNRQSQCAGRCSPPRCWTPSEPESVHQAPDTQSISHFLHRVQGFRRRGGKAGGFGGRGGGHAAKAARCSFSDFFEGIGKKKKVVAAPGVGAMGHAELGHPRKRGRVEVDAGGKPKRKRRARKNGTLFPEQTPGGQSFGDGGAEWTGEKGNAWAPHHGHPGSQAGRNCSYQGAEARAFASSGLESGTSGRGGYYGTGTPSAQAELSQERHSLFTGYFRSLLDSDDSSDLLDFALSASRPESRKSSGTYTGPPTSALPAQGRGLAAFPNRGAKANPAVGGGGTGTEPSFQPVLPARQAFPPGRAAGYGVTPAASDCRATEAFPKLAPPSAVARSPTAHPPAGTYPQYSSYGAGQGVFPPGKPFSGQDCANSKDCSFAYGSGSSLPASPSSAHSAGYAQPTAGPCLPLGKASFFNSSEAAPFSGSAPTPLRCDSRASTVSPGGYMVPKSTTTPAASSFQPSPENCRQFAGASQWPFRQGYGGLDWTSEAFSQLYNPGFDCHINEPNVILDISNYTPQKAKQQTAVSETFSESSSDSTQFNQPTGGYRRANSEASSSEGQSSLSSLEKLMMDWNEASSAPGYNWNQTVLFQSSSKPGRGRRKKVDLFEASHLGFSSSSSSSPATASSAYPSKRSTGPRQPRGARGGGACSGKKERGGGAKAKFIPKPQPVNPLFQDSPDLGLDYYSGDSSMSPLPSQSRAFGVGERDQCDYIGPYSMNPSTPSDGTFGQGFHCDSPSLGPPPDLDSKHFPGLVHPLGTPGPQTVFDSGLQKAYSPNCSPTLAFKEDLRPAKLPACEPLKHGLQGTGLGHAPHLSCRDLPLGQTHYDSPSCKGASYWYPPGSAARSPPYEGKAGSGLLADFLGRTEASCLNAPHLTSPPATPKGDKEPLEMVRPPGPPRGGYGCPLLSDLTLSPVPRDSMLQLQDTYRYPGFVPQGHPGLGGAPKSSFLGPMGEPHPEDTFTVTSL, via the coding sequence ATGCGTGTGAAGCCCCAGGGCCTGGTGGTGACCTCCAGTGCCGTGTGCAGCTCGCCCGACTACCTCAGGGAGCCCAAGTACTACCCCGGCGGCTCCCCCAGCCCCCGGCCCCTGCTCCCTGCTCGGTCCCCTGACTGCCCACCCAACAAGGCCTTCCCCCGAACCTTCCCCGAGGAGCCCCATCCACCACCCCGAGGGGACCCCAGTACTCGGCACCCACCGCTCCTCTCCAAGGGGGACGACCTgctgcccccccgccccccggTGCCCCCCCGGCCTTTCCCTCACGCCCGCTGCCCTGTGCCTGGCGGGGGGGGCTCTAAGCGCCGCTGGGGCAACGGGCGGGTGAACCTGCACCCAGTGGTGCAGCTGATCGACATCATGAAGGACCTGACACGGCTGTCCCAGGACCTGCAGCATAGTGGGGTCCACCTGGACTGTGGGGGCCTGCGGCTGAGCCggcccccagccccaccccctggGGATCTCCAATATAGTTTCTTCTCCTCACCCAGCCTGGCCAACAGCATCCGAAGCCCTGAGGAGCGGAACACCACCCACGGCAAGGCCGAGAGACCAGGGCGAGCCCTCTATGAGGCAGAGCCCGAGCAGAGGGGCAGCCCCGAGCCAGGCCAGGGCACGAGCCCCGGAGCCGCCACTGGCCTCCCCCAGGAGCCGGAGCCCGACGCTCCCGACTACTCTGAGCTGGCCGACGCAGACATCCTCAGTGAGCTGGCCTCCCTCGCCTGCCCTGAGGCACAGCTGCTGGAAGCCCAGGCCCTGGAGCCTCCGTCCCCAGAGCCTGAGCCTCAGCTCCTGGACCAGCAGCCCCGCTTCCTGGATCCCCAGGTGCTGGAGCCACTCGGGGAAGCGCTAGAGCTGCCGCCACTGCAACCACTGGCCGACCCCCTGGGGTTGCCTGGCCTAGCCCTGCAGGCCCTGGAGACATTGCCAGATGCCCTCGAGTCCCAGCTCCTTGACCCCCAGAGCCTCGACCCTCTGCCTAAGCTGCTTGAGGCCCCAAGCCACCACCTAGAGTCGCAGCCACCCATGGCCAGCTGTCCGCTGACTGAGCCCCTGCGGCTGGACCTGTGCCCTCCCCGAGGGCCTCTGGGGACTGAGGGCCACCCCAAGTACGCCCTGCGGCGGACTGATAAGCCAAAGATTTTGTGCCGCCGCCGCAAGGCGGGCCGGGGCAGGAAGGCAGATGCCTGTCCTGAGGGTCGCCTGCTGCCCCTGCCCATGCCTGCGGGCCTGGCAGCCGCCTTGGCAGAACCTGTGCCACCCCCACCAGCTGTTCTCCCAGTCCCTACCCCAGAGCCGGATACTGGGGCCCCTCGCCCCCTCGTGCCCACCCGGAAGGGCAAGTGCCGGGGAGTGCGGCGGATGGTGGTGAAGATGGCCAAAATCCCTGTGTCTCTCGGGCGGCGGAATAAGACCACGTATAAGGTGTCTTCCCTAAGCAGCAGCCTGAACGTGGAGGGCAAGGAGCTGGGGGTGCGGGTGTCGGCCGAGCCCACCCCACTCCTGAAGATGAAGAACAATGGACGCAACGTGGTCGTGGTGTTCCCACCTGGAGAGATGCCCATCATCCTGAAGCGCAAGAGGGGCCGTCCCCCCAAGAACCTCCTCCTGGGCCCAGGGAAGCCCAAGGAACCCACTCCTGAAGTAAAGAAGCGGCGGAGACGGAAGCAGAAACTGGCCTCACCCCAGCCCTCCTACGCGGCAGACGCCAACGACAGCAAGGCCGACTACTCAGATGTGCTGGCCAAGCTGGCCTTCCTAAACCGCCAGAGCCAGTGTGCAGGCCGCTGCTCTCCACCCCGCTGCTGGACCCCCAGCGAGCCGGAATCAGTGCACCAGGCTCCCGACACCCAGAGCATCTCCCACTTCTTACACCGTGTCCAGGGCTTCCGCCGGCGGGGTGGGAAAGCGGGAGGCTTTGGTGGGCGGGGCGGTGGCCATGCTGCCAAAGCTGCCCGCTGCTCCTTCAGCGACTTCTTCGAGGGcattgggaagaaaaagaaagtggtgGCAGCCCCGGGGGTAGGGGCTATGGGCCATGCCGAGCTGGGCCACCCCCGCAAGAGGGGCCGGGTAGAAGTGGATGCAGGAGGGAAGCccaagagaaaaaggcgagcacgAAAGAACGGGACGCTGTTCCCAGAGCAGACCCCTGGGGGTCAGAGCTTTGGGGATGGGGGTGCTGAGTGGACTGGGGAGAAGGGCAATGCCTGGGCTCCCCACCATGGACACCCTGGGAGCCAGGCTGGGCGAAACTGTAGCTACCAGGGAGCCGAGGCCCGGGCCTTTGCATCGTCTGGCCTAGAGAGTGGCACCTCCGGCCGGGGTGGCTACTACGGGACGGGTACACCCTCAGCCCAAGCAGAGCTCAGCCAGGAACGCCACAGCCTCTTCACCGGCTATTTCCGTTCTCtgctggactcagatgactcctCGGATCTACTGGACTTTGCCCTTTCGGCTTCTCGGCCCGAGTCACGCAAGTCATCGGGCACCTATACGGGGCCCCCCACCAGTGCCCTGCCTGCTCAGGGCAGGGGCCTGGCTGCCTTCCCTAACCGGGGGGCCAAGGCCAACCCAGCAGTTGGTGGGGGTGGGACCGGGACAGAACCATCCTTCCAGCCAGTCCTGCCTGCCCGCCAGGCTTTCCCTCCAGGGAGGGCAGCAGGCTACGGGGTGACCCCAGCTGCATCAGACTGTCGGGCCACAGAGGCCTTTCCAAAGTTGGCACCACCCTCAGCTGTGGCTCGCTCACCCACTGCCCACCCACCAGCGGGCACCTACCCCCAGTATAGCAGTTATGGGGCGGGCCAAGGTGTGTTCCCACCAGGGAAGCCCTTTTCAGGGCAAGACTGTGCCAACAGCAAGGACTGCAGCTTTGCCTATGGCAGTGGTAGCAGCCTCCCGGCCTCGCCCAGTAGTGCCCACAGTGCTGGCTATGCCCAGCCCACGGCAGGCCCCTGCTTGCCCTTGGGCAAAGCCTCCTTCTTTAACAGCTCCGAGGCGGCTCCTTTCTCTGGCTCGGCCCCCACGCCACTCCGCTGTGATAGCCGCGCCAGCACTGTCTCCCCTGGGGGGTACATGGTGCCCAAGAGCACCACCACCCCCGCCGCCTCCTCCTTCCAGCCCTCACCCGAGAATTGTCGGCAGTTCGCGGGAGCGTCACAGTGGCCTTTCCGGCAGGGTTATGGAGGCCTGGATTGGACCTCGGAGGCCTTCAGCCAGCTCTATAACCCTGGCTTTGACTGTCACATCAACGAGCCCAATGTGATCCTAGACATCTCCAATTATACCCCGCAAAAGGCCAAGCAGCAGACCGCCGTGTCTGAGACCTTCTCCGAGTCGTCCTCCGACAGCACCCAGTTCAACCAGCCTACGGGTGGCTACCGACGGGCCAATAGCGAGGCCTCCTCCAGCGAGGGTCAGTCCAGCCTCTCAAGCCTGGAGAAGCTGATGATGGACTGGAACGAGGCATCATCTGCCCCTGGCTACAATTGGAACCAGACCGTCCTTTTCCAGAGTAGCTCCAAGCCTGGCCGGGGCCGGCGGAAGAAAGTGGACCTGTTTGAGGCCTCCCACTTGGGTTTCTCCTCTTCGTCCTCTTCGTCCCCGGCCACAGCCTCCTCGGCCTATCCCTCTAAGCGGAGCACTGGACCAAGGCAGCCCCGGGGTGCCCGGGGGGGTGGGGCCTGCTCGGGGAAGAAGGAACGGGGTGGCGGGGCTAAGGCCAAGTTCATCCCCAAGCCACAGCCGGTCAACCCCCTGTTCCAGGACAGCCCAGACTTGGGCTTGGACTACTATAGTGGGGACAGTAGTATGTCACCTTTGCCCTCACAGTCTCGGGCCTTTGGGGTGGGCGAGAGGGATCAGTGTGACTACATTGGGCCCTACTCTATGAACCCGTCCACACCATCGGACGGCACCTTTGGGCAAGGGTTCCACTGCGACTCGCCCAGCCTGGGCCCTCCCCCGGACTTGGACAGCAAACATTTCCCTGGCCTCGTCCATCCTCTGGGCAcgccaggcccacagacagtattTGATTCAGGCCTCCAGAAGGCCTACTCCCCCAACTGCTCGCCGACACTGGCCTTCAAAGAGGACCTGAGGCCGGCCAAGCTGCCCGCCTGCGAGCCGCTTAAGCACGGCCTTCAGGGCACCGGCCTTGGCCATGCCCCCCACCTGAGCTGCCGGGACCTGCCCCTTGGCCAGACCCATTACGACTCACCCAGCTGCAAAGGCGCTAGCTATTGGTACCCACCGGGCTCTGCCGCGCGCAGCCCTCCGTATGAGGGCAAGGCTGGGTCGGGGCTTCTGGCTGACTTCCTGGGCAGGACGGAGGCCTCATGCCTCAATGCCCCGCATCTCACCAGCCCCCCAGCCACGCCCAAGGGGGACAAGGAACCACTGGAGATGGTGCGGCCACCTGGTCCCCCCCGAGGTGGCTATGGCTGCCCACTCCTAAGTGACTTGACTCTGTCACCTGTGCCGAGGGACTCCATGCTGCAGTTACAGGACACATACAGGTACCCCGGCTTTGTGCCGCAGGGCCACCCTGGCCTGGGGGGGGCCCCGAAGAGCAGCTTCCTGGGGCCTATGGGGGAGCCACACCCTGAGGACACTTTCACCGTCACCTCCCTGTAG